From the Halobacterium zhouii genome, the window GCCTTCCTCCGGTATGGACACCGCGTCGCCACTCAGCGACCGCCTCGAGGACCCCGAGACAGCGCGGGAGTCGGGGCGCAAGAAGATCGACTGGGCGTTCGAACACATGCCGATCCTCACCGCGCTCCGCGAGGAGTTCGAGGCCGACCAGCCCCTGTCCGGCGAGACGGTCGGGATGGCGCTCCACGTCGAAGCGAAGACCGCAGCGCTCGTCGAACTGATGGCCGACGCCGGCGCCGAGGTCGCCATCACCGGCTGCAACCCGCTGTCGACGCACGACGACGTCAGCGCCGCGCTCGACGCGCACCCGAACATCACCTCCTACGCCAAGCACGGCGTCGACGACGACGCCTACTACGAGGCCATCGAAGCCGTCATCGCCCACGAACCCACTGTCACCGTGGACGACGGCGGCGACCTCGTCTTCCGCATCCACGAGGAACACCCCGACCTCATCGACACCATCGTAGGCGGCACCGAGGAGACCACCACGGGCGTCCACCGCCTCCGCGCGATGGACGACGACGGCGCGCTCGACTACCCCGTGTTCGCCGTCAACGACACGCCGATGAAGCGCCTCTTCGACAACGTCCACGGCACCGGCGAATCCTCCCTCGCGAGCATCGCCATGACCACGAACCTCTCGTGGGCCGGCAAGAACGTCGTCGTCGCCGGCTACGGCTACTGCGGGCAGGGCGTCGCGAAGAAGGCCGCCGGCCAGAACGCCCACGTCATCGTCACCGAGATCGACGAACGCCGCGCGCTCGAAGCCCACATGGAGGGCTACGAGGTGCTCCCCATGGACGAGGCCGCCGAGAAAGGCGACGTCTTCGTCACCACCACCGGCAACCGAGACATCATCACCGCCGACCACTTCGAGTCGATGCAGGACGGCGTCGTGCTCGCGAACGCCGGCCACTTCGACGTCGAGATCGACCTCGATGCCCTCTCCGACCTCGCCGACGCCGAACAGGAGGTCCGGGACGGCGTCCGAGAGTACGAACTTGCGGACGGCACCCGCATCAACGTACTCGCGGAAGGCCGCCTCGTCAACCTCGCCACCCCCGTCAGCCTCGGCCACCCCGTCGAAGTCATGGACCAGTCCTTCGGCGTGCAGGCGGTCTGCGTGCGCGAACTCGTCGAGAACGGCGACCAGTACGGCCCGGGCGTCCACGAAGTCCCGGACGAACTCGACCGCGAACTCGCCGCCATCAAACTGGACGCGGAAGGCGTCGAACTCGACGAACTCACCGACGAACAGGCCGAATACGTGAACTCCTGGCAACACGGCACCTAGCGACCGTTTACGCTGCGCTCGCGGCCCGAAGCGCCGCTCGCTCGGTAAAAGCTCGGCCAAAAGCACTCCTCCTTCGGTCCGTCCGTTTCACTCACTCCCCTCAGTCGTCGGCCTCTGCTCACTCGCTCACGGCACTTCGTGCCGCTCGCGCATTCCGAGGCGCGTAGCGCCTCGCGACGTTCCCAGAGTGAACCGCTTCGCTCGGGTTCTACCGAACCGCTCGCTCGCGGATGCTGGTGGCTGCCGGTTGTTTCACTCCTCGAAAACCGTAGAGACGCGCGCGTTCTCTTTGAGTCGGATGCCGCCGTCGGCGACGGTGAGCGGCATCGGGTCGAGCGTGGCCGTGTAGACACCGGGGTGGAAGGCGCCGCGGTGACGGAGTTCGTCGCGAGTCTGAACGCGGAGCGGGTCACCCTCGGTCAGGGACTCGTTGTACTCGAGGAGGTACGTACCGCCGTCGAGATTCCACCACTCGTAGTCGTCGTCCTCGTTGTGGAGCTCGGTGTCGACGGCGTCGATGTCCGTGGGCTCGAGTTCGCCGCCGCCGAAGTCCACGCGCCCTGGTTTCCGGGCCTCGTAGACGTCAGCGACCGTGAGGTCGAGGCCGCGCTCGTGTACCTGGGTGTCCTCGTGGACGATGCCCTCGACGCGCTCAGTGAGGTCGGAGGCAGTCATACGCGGGCGCAGATACGGCCGGGCGCCGGAAAACCGTTGGCTGGCTAGTCGCTGCCGCGAACCGTGTGGCCGTACTTCAGAAGGGCGACGAACACCGTCCCGCCGAC encodes:
- a CDS encoding adenosylhomocysteinase, with the translated sequence MDTASPLSDRLEDPETARESGRKKIDWAFEHMPILTALREEFEADQPLSGETVGMALHVEAKTAALVELMADAGAEVAITGCNPLSTHDDVSAALDAHPNITSYAKHGVDDDAYYEAIEAVIAHEPTVTVDDGGDLVFRIHEEHPDLIDTIVGGTEETTTGVHRLRAMDDDGALDYPVFAVNDTPMKRLFDNVHGTGESSLASIAMTTNLSWAGKNVVVAGYGYCGQGVAKKAAGQNAHVIVTEIDERRALEAHMEGYEVLPMDEAAEKGDVFVTTTGNRDIITADHFESMQDGVVLANAGHFDVEIDLDALSDLADAEQEVRDGVREYELADGTRINVLAEGRLVNLATPVSLGHPVEVMDQSFGVQAVCVRELVENGDQYGPGVHEVPDELDRELAAIKLDAEGVELDELTDEQAEYVNSWQHGT
- a CDS encoding dCTP deaminase, coding for MTASDLTERVEGIVHEDTQVHERGLDLTVADVYEARKPGRVDFGGGELEPTDIDAVDTELHNEDDDYEWWNLDGGTYLLEYNESLTEGDPLRVQTRDELRHRGAFHPGVYTATLDPMPLTVADGGIRLKENARVSTVFEE